A genomic stretch from Cellulomonas sp. KRMCY2 includes:
- a CDS encoding carbohydrate ABC transporter permease: protein MTATWTPTPDSTTPARLPLSIPTTARAARSGAGRRALRIAGVVLVVVLVIFFVGPIFWVVWGSIRNDGALSGANYARLVTYGEGLGTYLANTGVVVLLTVVGSLVVSVLAGYAFARLAFPGSKALFVGILAILMVPHTSLLIPLYIWLDRLSLGNSLVGVSLVMIMYQMPFSVFMMRNAFESVPPELEEAALMDGCSPFGALRRVVLPAVAPGTITVALFAFLASWNEFVTPLILLSDGNKYTLPLALVNLVQGDWGMIDFGALQAGIIISAAPCIALFFFLQRAFVNGFTNGAVKG from the coding sequence ATGACTGCGACCTGGACACCGACACCTGACTCGACCACACCGGCCCGCCTGCCGCTGTCGATACCCACGACCGCTCGTGCGGCCCGCAGCGGTGCCGGGCGCCGGGCCCTGCGCATCGCCGGCGTCGTCCTCGTCGTCGTGCTGGTGATCTTCTTCGTCGGCCCGATCTTCTGGGTCGTCTGGGGCTCGATCCGCAACGACGGCGCGCTGTCCGGCGCGAACTACGCCCGCCTGGTGACCTATGGCGAAGGCCTCGGGACGTACCTGGCGAACACCGGGGTCGTGGTGCTCCTGACAGTGGTCGGTTCGCTGGTCGTCTCGGTCCTCGCCGGGTACGCCTTCGCCCGGTTGGCCTTCCCCGGGTCCAAGGCGCTGTTCGTCGGCATCCTGGCGATCCTCATGGTGCCGCACACGAGCCTGCTCATCCCGCTCTACATCTGGCTGGACCGGCTGTCGCTCGGCAACAGCCTGGTCGGCGTGAGCCTCGTGATGATCATGTATCAGATGCCCTTCTCGGTCTTCATGATGCGCAACGCGTTCGAGTCGGTGCCGCCCGAGCTCGAGGAGGCCGCGCTGATGGACGGCTGCTCACCGTTCGGTGCGCTGCGGCGGGTCGTGCTACCGGCGGTGGCGCCCGGGACGATCACCGTCGCCCTCTTCGCCTTCCTCGCCTCGTGGAACGAGTTCGTCACACCGCTGATCCTGCTGAGCGACGGCAACAAGTACACGCTCCCGCTGGCCCTCGTGAATCTCGTCCAGGGCGACTGGGGAATGATCGACTTCGGCGCCCTCCAGGCCGGGATCATCATTTCTGCGGCGCCGTGCATCGCATTGTTCTTCTTCCTGCAGCGCGCATTCGTCAACGGATTCACGAATGGCGCGGTCAAGGGATGA
- a CDS encoding sugar ABC transporter substrate-binding protein, which produces MTMVHRRLLSGVVGAGILALALAGCSGGDAAPTADDGTATPETTAEAEPAEPVTLTMWTRSVTAAQSEALVAAFNDEHDGEITVELTVVPFQEYLQKVSAAASGDNLPDLLAANVIDGPNYAELGLWTDLTDRIAGLDYADALAPAHIAAATTDGVTYAVPHVLDASALYYNKVLFEQAGLDPESPPTTLAEVAEDAAAIAALGNGIGGLYLPGDCGGCLAFTVFPSIWAAGGTVMNEDGTEATLDSPEAAEVLGIYNQMWNDGSMIPESRNENGATQNAAFEAGTAGFALLGSKALGTIAENDKLEIGVAPIPGLDGGSSTFVGGDVIGISSSSEYADAAWTFLEWTLDEQVQLDIYASAGFMPVRTDLAENEFAAQDPRVMLFNTLVEDGQTPYSARFFQTFNDPQGPFLALVREAVFGSGPDSLPASNTLVTESLQDS; this is translated from the coding sequence ATGACAATGGTTCACAGGAGACTTCTTTCCGGCGTCGTCGGCGCGGGCATTCTTGCTCTCGCCCTGGCGGGTTGCTCCGGCGGCGACGCCGCGCCCACCGCGGACGACGGCACCGCCACCCCGGAGACCACCGCCGAGGCCGAGCCCGCCGAGCCCGTCACCCTGACGATGTGGACCCGGTCGGTCACGGCCGCCCAGTCCGAGGCGCTGGTGGCAGCGTTCAACGACGAGCACGACGGCGAGATCACTGTCGAGCTCACGGTCGTGCCGTTCCAGGAGTACCTGCAGAAGGTCAGTGCCGCTGCCAGCGGGGACAACCTCCCCGACCTGCTCGCGGCCAACGTGATCGACGGCCCGAACTACGCCGAGCTGGGCCTGTGGACCGACCTCACCGACCGGATCGCCGGCCTCGACTACGCCGACGCCCTCGCCCCGGCGCACATCGCCGCCGCGACGACCGACGGCGTCACCTACGCGGTGCCGCACGTCCTGGATGCCTCGGCGCTCTACTACAACAAGGTCCTCTTCGAGCAGGCCGGCCTCGACCCCGAGTCCCCGCCGACCACGCTCGCCGAGGTCGCGGAGGACGCTGCGGCGATCGCAGCCCTCGGCAACGGCATCGGCGGCCTGTACCTGCCGGGCGACTGCGGTGGCTGCCTCGCCTTCACCGTCTTCCCGTCCATCTGGGCAGCCGGCGGCACCGTGATGAACGAGGACGGCACCGAGGCGACGCTCGACTCGCCCGAGGCCGCTGAGGTCCTCGGCATCTACAACCAGATGTGGAACGACGGCTCGATGATCCCCGAGTCCCGCAACGAGAACGGTGCGACGCAGAACGCCGCGTTCGAGGCGGGCACCGCCGGCTTCGCGCTCCTGGGTTCGAAGGCCCTCGGGACGATCGCCGAGAACGACAAGCTCGAGATCGGCGTCGCGCCGATCCCCGGCCTCGACGGCGGCTCGTCGACCTTCGTCGGCGGCGACGTCATCGGGATCTCGTCCTCGTCCGAGTACGCCGACGCCGCCTGGACCTTCCTCGAGTGGACGCTCGACGAGCAGGTCCAGCTCGACATCTACGCCTCGGCCGGCTTCATGCCGGTGCGCACGGACCTCGCCGAGAACGAGTTCGCTGCCCAGGACCCCCGGGTCATGCTCTTCAACACCCTCGTGGAAGACGGTCAGACGCCGTACTCCGCCCGGTTCTTCCAGACGTTCAACGACCCGCAGGGACCGTTCCTCGCACTGGTCCGGGAAGCCGTCTTCGGCTCCGGCCCGGACAGCTTGCCGGCGAGCAACACCCTGGTGACCGAGTCCCTCCAGGACTCCTGA
- a CDS encoding carbohydrate ABC transporter permease translates to MTTAVATPRATIGSSDASRKRRRRTSLRAWLYAAPATAVLILLFVIPLGLAVWMSLHDWPLLGDAPTLNFPANYAEIPDERLFTAAVGFTVKYTAIIAVVLLTLSLGLALLIQESKRRGTGVLRTVFFLPVVTGLTTAALLFLGLLSPSAGPVDDILAWFGISVDFLGDPTWALISTVVMMTWRFAGFYMIILLAGLQAIPTELYEAAAIDGANKWRALRSVTIPLLRSTLALCTVLIVTGGLVAFEQFYVLTRGGPDNSTVTMVMTIFRQAFSQFNLGMAAAMSVVVLLGLVLLNMLQLRLMRDKDEVA, encoded by the coding sequence ATGACCACTGCAGTCGCGACTCCTCGCGCGACGATCGGGTCCTCGGACGCGTCCAGGAAGCGCCGTCGGCGCACCTCGTTGCGGGCGTGGCTCTACGCCGCGCCCGCAACGGCGGTCCTGATCCTGCTGTTCGTGATCCCGCTCGGGCTCGCCGTCTGGATGTCCCTGCACGACTGGCCCCTGCTCGGCGACGCGCCGACCCTGAACTTCCCGGCGAACTACGCCGAGATCCCCGACGAGCGGCTGTTCACCGCCGCCGTGGGCTTCACCGTGAAGTACACGGCGATCATCGCGGTCGTCCTGCTCACGCTCAGCCTCGGTCTCGCCCTGCTGATCCAGGAGTCGAAGCGGCGGGGCACCGGCGTCCTGCGCACGGTGTTCTTCCTGCCGGTGGTGACCGGGCTGACGACGGCCGCGCTGCTGTTCCTCGGGCTGCTCTCGCCGAGCGCCGGTCCGGTCGACGACATCCTGGCGTGGTTCGGGATCTCGGTGGACTTCCTCGGTGACCCGACGTGGGCCCTGATCTCGACGGTCGTCATGATGACGTGGCGGTTCGCCGGCTTCTACATGATCATCCTGCTCGCCGGCCTGCAGGCGATCCCGACCGAGCTCTACGAGGCGGCAGCGATCGACGGCGCCAACAAGTGGCGCGCCCTGCGCTCGGTGACGATCCCGCTGCTGCGCTCGACCCTCGCCCTGTGCACGGTCCTGATCGTCACCGGTGGGCTGGTCGCCTTCGAGCAGTTCTACGTGCTGACCCGCGGCGGGCCGGACAACTCCACCGTGACGATGGTGATGACGATCTTCCGCCAGGCCTTCAGCCAGTTCAACCTCGGCATGGCCGCGGCGATGTCCGTCGTCGTCCTGCTCGGTCTGGTGCTCCTGAACATGCTGCAGCTGCGCCTGATGCGCGACAAGGACGAGGTGGCCTGA